A stretch of the Bradyrhizobium arachidis genome encodes the following:
- a CDS encoding response regulator transcription factor — MTSFLIIDDHPLFREALGNAVRLALPEAQIFEAVSIEDALHILASEQGIDLALLDLSLPDADGFSGFLRLRETYPRMPVAIVSSEEDQHVVREALALGAAGYLPKSTSKRELAQSIEGVLSGSVSVPKDFVATPERRKAASAKALQVKLRELTPQQLRVLDLLRRGYPNRQIAQELQLAESTVKAHITEILRKLGLFSRNKAVIEIGKIELPDPRSRSHARVDRGTP, encoded by the coding sequence ATGACCAGCTTCCTGATCATCGATGATCATCCGCTGTTTCGCGAGGCGCTCGGCAACGCCGTCCGCCTGGCGCTGCCGGAGGCGCAGATTTTCGAAGCCGTGTCGATCGAGGACGCCCTGCATATCCTTGCCTCCGAACAGGGCATCGACCTCGCGCTGCTCGACCTCTCGTTGCCGGATGCCGACGGGTTTTCAGGCTTCCTCCGGCTGCGCGAGACCTATCCGCGCATGCCCGTCGCGATCGTCTCCAGCGAGGAAGATCAGCACGTGGTCCGCGAGGCCTTAGCGCTGGGCGCCGCCGGCTATCTCCCCAAATCGACGTCCAAGCGCGAACTGGCGCAATCGATCGAGGGCGTGCTGAGCGGTTCGGTCTCGGTGCCGAAGGATTTTGTGGCGACGCCGGAGCGGCGCAAGGCCGCGAGCGCCAAGGCGCTGCAGGTCAAGCTTCGCGAGCTGACGCCGCAGCAGCTTCGCGTGCTGGATCTCTTGCGCCGCGGCTATCCGAACCGGCAGATCGCCCAGGAGCTGCAGCTCGCCGAATCCACGGTGAAGGCCCACATCACCGAGATCCTGCGCAAGCTCGGCCTGTTCAGCCGCAACAAGGCGGTGATCGAGATCGGCAAGATCGAACTGCCCGATCCCAGGAGCAGGTCCCACGCCCGGGTCGATCGCGGCACGCCGTAA
- a CDS encoding xanthine dehydrogenase family protein subunit M, producing the protein MYQTTYHRASSVDEAASLFAKGSEAKYLSGGQTLLPVMKQRLASPSDVIDLAKIKELIGIEAAGDTLTVKAATPHYDVATSDAAKQAIPALAYLASLIGDPAVRYRGTIGGSLANNDPAADYPAAVLALGATLKTNKRTIAADDYFKGLFTTALEDGEIITAVSFPVPAKAGYAKFPHPASRFALTGVFVAKTKAGDVRVAVTGASQSGVMRVAALENALKANWSASAVDGVSIPASGLLSDIHGSSDYRANLIKVMAARAVTAAG; encoded by the coding sequence ATGTACCAGACCACTTATCATCGTGCCTCCTCGGTGGACGAGGCCGCCTCCCTCTTCGCCAAGGGCAGCGAGGCAAAGTATCTGTCCGGCGGCCAGACGCTGCTGCCGGTCATGAAGCAGCGGCTCGCCAGCCCCTCCGACGTGATCGACCTTGCCAAGATCAAGGAGTTGATCGGCATTGAGGCCGCCGGCGACACACTGACCGTCAAGGCCGCCACGCCGCACTATGACGTCGCGACCAGCGATGCCGCGAAGCAGGCGATCCCTGCGCTCGCTTATCTGGCCTCGCTGATCGGCGATCCCGCCGTTCGCTATCGCGGCACGATCGGCGGCTCGCTCGCCAACAACGATCCGGCCGCGGATTATCCGGCAGCGGTGCTGGCGCTGGGCGCGACGCTCAAAACCAACAAGCGCACGATTGCCGCGGACGACTACTTCAAGGGCCTGTTCACGACGGCGCTCGAGGACGGCGAGATCATCACCGCGGTCTCGTTCCCGGTTCCGGCGAAGGCGGGCTACGCAAAGTTCCCGCATCCGGCCTCGCGCTTCGCGCTGACCGGCGTGTTCGTCGCCAAGACCAAGGCGGGTGACGTCCGCGTCGCGGTGACCGGCGCGTCGCAGAGCGGCGTGATGCGGGTTGCGGCGCTCGAAAACGCCTTGAAGGCGAACTGGTCGGCATCGGCGGTCGACGGCGTCTCGATTCCCGCGAGCGGCCTGCTGTCCGACATCCACGGCTCGTCCGACTACCGCGCCAATCTCATCAAGGTGATGGCGGCGCGCGCGGTCACTGCTGCGGGCTAA
- a CDS encoding (2Fe-2S)-binding protein: protein MSTVKLTVNGKAVSVDVEDRTLLVHLLRDHLNLTGTHVGCDTSQCGACVVHIDGRAVKSCTTLAGQANGSSITTIEGIAKGDELHPMQAAFRDNHGLQCGYCTPGMIMSAIDIVHRHGGQLDEATVRHELEGNICRCTGYHNIVKAVLDAAGRMKVSQAAE, encoded by the coding sequence GTGTCTACAGTCAAACTGACAGTGAACGGCAAGGCCGTCTCAGTCGATGTCGAGGACCGCACGCTGCTGGTCCATCTCCTGCGCGATCACCTCAACCTCACCGGCACCCATGTCGGCTGCGACACCAGCCAGTGCGGCGCCTGCGTCGTGCATATCGACGGCCGCGCGGTGAAGTCCTGCACCACGCTCGCAGGGCAAGCCAACGGCTCCAGCATCACCACGATCGAAGGCATCGCCAAGGGCGACGAGCTGCATCCGATGCAGGCGGCGTTCCGCGACAATCACGGCCTGCAGTGCGGCTATTGCACGCCGGGCATGATCATGTCGGCGATCGACATCGTGCACCGCCATGGCGGCCAGCTCGACGAAGCCACCGTCCGCCACGAGCTCGAAGGCAATATCTGCCGCTGCACCGGCTACCACAACATCGTCAAGGCGGTGCTGGATGCGGCCGGCCGCATGAAGGTCTCTCAGGCGGCCGAGTAG
- a CDS encoding PQQ-dependent dehydrogenase, methanol/ethanol family — protein MTLGTKGFLAGISMIAMLAAGTVGVRANDSVLKAQSDANQWAVAGHDYGNTRFSSLNQINTENAGKLSLAYSFSLASLRSNESSPIVIGNTLYVSSSWGPKYVYALDAATGARKWTYEPDIPDDVLQYACCDVNNRGVSYADGKIFVGRLDGKLTALDAATGKSLWTAKVVDYKQGSVITSPPVVVRDKVITGFGGGEYGVRGALLAFDINTGKQLWQTYTVPAPDEPGGDTWKGDSAQHGGGAAWLVGSYDPKTDTVYWGTSNPGPWNTAVRSTGDGNFGKLTNLYTASTLALDPNTGKIKWHIQTTPADAWDYDGVNEAVLADLKIGGNTVPTLMKADRNGFFFVANRETGKVLSAEKYVFSNWAKKFDLATMRAEEDPDKRPGPGHPAKDICPNLIGGKNWQPMSFNPQTGLVYIPSNNVCMDWSVGDVTYKRGVFYLGAEFPTKEGPGGFLGELVAWDPVNQKKVWSIKEDLPFNGGTLTTGGGLVFAGNIHGDFRAIDAKSGKVLWSKNLGSGIGAGPVTYQVDGKQYVAIVVGRTAALPAFLGEVGKKMTAAAPEGGSLFVFSVQ, from the coding sequence ATGACCTTAGGCACCAAGGGATTTTTGGCCGGCATTTCGATGATCGCCATGCTGGCGGCCGGCACGGTTGGCGTTCGCGCCAACGATTCAGTACTCAAAGCACAATCCGACGCGAACCAATGGGCGGTTGCCGGTCACGACTACGGCAACACGCGCTTCAGCTCGCTCAACCAGATCAACACCGAGAACGCGGGTAAGTTGTCGCTCGCCTATTCGTTCTCGCTGGCCTCGCTGCGTTCGAACGAATCCTCGCCGATCGTCATCGGCAACACGCTCTACGTCTCGAGCTCCTGGGGGCCGAAATACGTCTACGCGCTCGACGCCGCGACGGGCGCGCGCAAATGGACCTACGAGCCGGATATCCCGGACGACGTGCTGCAATACGCCTGCTGCGACGTGAACAATCGCGGCGTCTCCTACGCCGACGGCAAGATCTTCGTCGGCCGCCTCGACGGCAAGCTGACGGCGCTCGATGCCGCGACCGGCAAGTCGCTGTGGACGGCGAAGGTGGTCGACTACAAGCAGGGCTCGGTGATCACCTCGCCGCCGGTGGTCGTGCGCGACAAGGTCATCACCGGCTTCGGTGGCGGCGAGTATGGCGTGCGCGGCGCGCTGCTCGCCTTCGACATCAACACCGGCAAGCAGCTCTGGCAGACCTATACCGTGCCGGCACCGGACGAGCCCGGTGGCGACACCTGGAAGGGCGATTCGGCGCAGCATGGCGGCGGCGCGGCCTGGCTGGTCGGCTCCTACGATCCCAAGACCGACACGGTCTATTGGGGCACCAGCAATCCGGGCCCGTGGAACACTGCGGTGCGTTCGACCGGCGACGGCAATTTCGGCAAGCTGACCAACCTCTACACCGCGTCCACGCTGGCGCTCGATCCGAACACCGGCAAGATCAAGTGGCACATCCAGACCACGCCGGCCGACGCCTGGGACTATGACGGCGTCAACGAAGCCGTGCTCGCCGATCTCAAGATCGGCGGCAACACCGTTCCGACGCTGATGAAGGCGGATCGCAACGGCTTCTTCTTCGTCGCCAACCGCGAGACCGGCAAGGTGCTGTCGGCCGAGAAGTACGTCTTCTCCAACTGGGCGAAGAAGTTCGACCTCGCCACCATGCGCGCGGAAGAGGATCCCGACAAGCGTCCCGGCCCGGGCCATCCCGCCAAGGACATCTGCCCGAACCTGATCGGCGGCAAGAACTGGCAGCCGATGTCGTTCAACCCGCAGACCGGTCTGGTCTACATCCCGTCCAACAATGTCTGCATGGACTGGTCGGTCGGCGACGTCACCTACAAGCGCGGCGTGTTCTATCTCGGCGCCGAATTCCCGACCAAGGAAGGTCCGGGCGGCTTCCTCGGCGAGCTCGTGGCGTGGGATCCGGTGAACCAGAAGAAGGTCTGGTCCATCAAGGAAGACCTGCCGTTCAACGGCGGCACGCTCACCACCGGCGGCGGCCTGGTCTTTGCAGGCAACATCCATGGCGACTTCCGTGCCATCGACGCCAAGTCCGGCAAGGTGCTCTGGAGCAAGAACCTCGGCTCCGGCATCGGCGCGGGTCCGGTGACCTATCAGGTGGACGGCAAGCAATACGTCGCCATCGTCGTCGGCCGTACCGCTGCGCTGCCCGCGTTCCTGGGCGAGGTAGGAAAGAAGATGACGGCCGCAGCTCCCGAGGGCGGTTCGCTCTTCGTGTTCTCCGTCCAGTGA
- a CDS encoding c-type cytochrome, whose translation MRANHSGTGKRHDGRFAIGCAIAGISALAAVSAPIAPVTQARADEEQPFRLCADPTNLPFSSDSPAQPGFYVEIGQALAKALGRPIAYDWYKSYFGKRTVRVTLLGKQCDAMIGLPRSDDFMGPAVIFSSTVAKEGYALVTAKDRAVGGVDDLRGKRVAVQFASTPQNLLASRDDIEKVTVLSPEEGMKALDAGKADVAFIWGPVAGWLNTTAYQDRYRIQLTEGEGLAWDAAIGFAKTSTELRDRVDAVLPQLAPVIADLAVKYGLPAGQPVRFGAAQAAPSGVTTGNGTKLAQVANVVATETKGDALPKNAEAVSNGKEIFNGTCAHCHGPDAVQSERKIDLRLLRHRYGDDMHDTYLKTVHEGRPAKGMPAWKEVFTDDQFENIYAFLMTVQVESND comes from the coding sequence ATGCGTGCAAATCATTCTGGTACCGGCAAGCGACATGACGGCCGTTTCGCTATTGGTTGTGCCATTGCCGGCATCTCCGCGCTCGCGGCCGTCTCCGCACCGATCGCACCGGTGACGCAGGCTCGGGCCGACGAGGAACAGCCCTTCCGCCTCTGCGCCGATCCGACCAATCTCCCGTTCTCCAGCGATAGTCCCGCGCAGCCGGGCTTCTATGTCGAGATCGGTCAGGCCTTGGCGAAGGCGCTGGGCCGGCCGATCGCCTATGATTGGTACAAGTCCTATTTCGGCAAGCGCACCGTGCGCGTGACGCTGCTCGGCAAGCAATGTGACGCCATGATCGGCCTGCCGCGCTCCGACGATTTCATGGGGCCGGCCGTCATCTTCTCCAGCACCGTTGCCAAGGAAGGCTACGCGCTGGTGACGGCCAAAGACCGCGCGGTGGGTGGCGTCGACGATCTCCGCGGCAAGCGCGTCGCGGTGCAGTTCGCCAGCACGCCGCAAAATCTCTTGGCGAGCCGCGACGACATCGAGAAGGTTACGGTGCTGTCGCCCGAGGAAGGCATGAAGGCGCTCGACGCGGGCAAGGCCGATGTCGCTTTCATCTGGGGCCCGGTCGCGGGCTGGCTCAACACGACCGCCTATCAGGACCGCTACCGGATCCAGCTCACCGAAGGCGAGGGCCTGGCGTGGGACGCGGCCATCGGTTTTGCCAAAACGTCGACCGAGCTTCGCGACCGCGTCGACGCCGTGCTGCCGCAGCTTGCGCCCGTGATCGCCGATCTCGCGGTCAAATACGGCCTGCCGGCCGGTCAGCCGGTTCGCTTCGGTGCGGCGCAAGCGGCGCCATCAGGTGTGACGACGGGAAACGGGACCAAATTGGCGCAGGTCGCCAACGTGGTTGCGACCGAGACCAAGGGCGATGCATTGCCGAAGAACGCCGAGGCGGTCTCTAACGGCAAGGAAATCTTCAACGGCACCTGCGCGCATTGCCATGGGCCCGATGCCGTCCAGAGCGAACGCAAGATCGATCTGCGGCTGCTGCGTCATCGTTACGGCGACGACATGCACGACACCTACCTCAAGACCGTGCATGAGGGCCGTCCGGCCAAGGGCATGCCGGCCTGGAAGGAGGTCTTTACCGACGACCAGTTCGAGAACATCTACGCCTTCCTGATGACCGTCCAGGTCGAGTCCAACGACTGA
- a CDS encoding xanthine dehydrogenase family protein molybdopterin-binding subunit, protein MGVEGIGASVVRKEDKRFITGKGRYVDDIKLPGMTYAHFIRSPHAHAKVKGIDSSAALKLPGVVAVLTGKEIVDDKVGNLICGWAITSKDGSPMKMGAWPAMAPETVRFVGQAVAVVIAESKNLARDAAEAVVVDYEELPAVADVNAAIKAGAPQLHPEAPGNQVYDWVIGDENAVNDAFAKAANVVKMDVTNNRLAPNPMEPRSALADYDTAEEHYTLYTTSQNPHVARLVLSAFYNIAPEHKLRVIAPDVGGGFGSKIYIYPEEMVALWASKKVGRPVKWTGDRTEAFLTDAHGRDHVTHAEMAFDASNKILGFRVKTYANFGAYMSLFSSAVPTYLYATLLSGQYDIPAIHAEVIGVYTNTTPVDAYRGAGRPEASYLIERMMETAARQLKVDPAALRKTNFITQFPHQTPVIMAYDIGDFNASLDAAMKAIDYAGFASRKAQAKAAGKLRGIGVSCYIEACGIAPSKAVGSLGAGVGLWESAEVRVNPVGTIEILTGSHSHGQGHETTFCQLVADRLGVPISQVSIVHGDTDKVQFGMGTYGSRSAAVGLTAILKAMEKMEAKAKKIAAHALEASEADIVIENGEFKVTGTDKAIALPMVALAAYTAHNLPDGMEPGLKESAFYDPSNFTFPAGAYICELEVDPGTGKTTFVNFVAADDFGRLINPMIVEGQVHGGLAQGIGQALLEHAVYDANGQPVTASFMDYTMPRADDLPSFKLSHTTTLCPGNPLGIKGCGEAGAIGASAAVINAITDAIGKNNLEMPATPDRVWRTIHAA, encoded by the coding sequence ATGGGTGTTGAAGGCATTGGCGCAAGCGTCGTGCGCAAGGAAGACAAGCGTTTCATTACCGGCAAGGGCCGGTACGTCGACGACATCAAACTGCCGGGCATGACCTATGCCCATTTCATCCGCAGCCCGCATGCGCATGCCAAGGTGAAGGGGATCGATTCCTCCGCCGCGCTGAAGTTGCCGGGCGTGGTCGCGGTGCTCACTGGCAAGGAGATCGTCGACGACAAGGTCGGCAACCTCATCTGCGGCTGGGCCATCACCTCCAAGGACGGCAGCCCGATGAAGATGGGCGCATGGCCGGCGATGGCGCCGGAGACGGTGCGCTTCGTCGGACAGGCCGTCGCGGTCGTGATCGCCGAGAGCAAGAATCTGGCGCGCGACGCCGCCGAGGCCGTCGTCGTCGATTACGAGGAACTTCCGGCGGTGGCGGACGTCAACGCCGCGATCAAGGCCGGCGCGCCGCAACTGCATCCCGAAGCGCCTGGCAACCAGGTCTATGACTGGGTGATCGGTGACGAGAACGCGGTGAACGACGCCTTCGCCAAGGCGGCGAATGTGGTGAAGATGGATGTCACCAACAACCGCCTCGCGCCGAACCCGATGGAGCCGCGCTCGGCGCTTGCCGACTACGACACAGCGGAAGAGCACTACACACTCTACACGACCTCACAGAATCCGCACGTCGCCCGCCTCGTGCTGTCGGCGTTCTACAACATCGCGCCCGAGCACAAGCTGCGCGTGATCGCGCCCGACGTCGGCGGCGGTTTCGGCTCAAAAATCTACATCTATCCGGAAGAGATGGTGGCGCTGTGGGCCTCCAAGAAGGTTGGCCGCCCGGTGAAGTGGACCGGCGACCGCACCGAAGCCTTCCTCACCGACGCGCACGGCCGTGACCACGTCACCCATGCCGAGATGGCGTTCGACGCCAGCAACAAGATCCTCGGCTTCAGGGTGAAGACCTACGCCAATTTCGGCGCCTACATGTCGCTGTTCTCCTCGGCGGTGCCGACCTATCTCTACGCGACGCTGCTGTCGGGCCAGTACGACATCCCGGCGATCCATGCCGAGGTGATCGGCGTCTACACCAACACCACCCCGGTCGATGCCTATCGCGGCGCTGGCCGGCCCGAGGCGAGCTACCTGATCGAGCGGATGATGGAGACGGCGGCGCGGCAGTTGAAGGTCGATCCGGCCGCGCTACGCAAGACGAACTTCATCACCCAGTTCCCGCATCAGACGCCCGTCATCATGGCCTATGACATCGGCGACTTTAACGCCTCGCTCGACGCGGCGATGAAGGCGATCGACTATGCGGGCTTCGCTAGCCGCAAGGCGCAGGCGAAAGCCGCAGGCAAGCTGCGCGGCATCGGCGTGTCCTGCTACATCGAGGCCTGCGGCATCGCGCCGTCGAAGGCGGTCGGCAGCCTGGGCGCCGGCGTTGGCCTGTGGGAGTCGGCCGAAGTACGCGTCAACCCGGTCGGCACGATCGAGATCCTCACGGGCTCGCACAGCCACGGCCAGGGTCACGAGACGACGTTCTGCCAGCTCGTCGCGGATCGGCTGGGCGTTCCCATCAGCCAGGTTTCGATCGTCCATGGCGACACCGACAAGGTGCAGTTCGGCATGGGCACCTACGGCTCGCGCTCGGCGGCTGTCGGTCTCACCGCGATCCTCAAAGCCATGGAGAAGATGGAGGCCAAGGCCAAGAAGATCGCAGCGCATGCGCTGGAGGCTTCCGAAGCCGACATCGTCATCGAGAACGGCGAGTTCAAGGTGACGGGCACCGACAAGGCCATCGCACTGCCGATGGTCGCACTCGCGGCCTACACCGCGCATAATTTGCCTGACGGGATGGAGCCGGGCCTGAAGGAAAGCGCCTTCTACGACCCCTCCAACTTCACCTTCCCGGCCGGCGCCTATATCTGCGAGCTCGAGGTCGATCCCGGCACCGGCAAGACCACCTTCGTCAACTTCGTCGCGGCCGACGATTTTGGCCGGCTGATCAACCCGATGATCGTCGAAGGCCAGGTCCATGGCGGCCTTGCCCAGGGCATCGGGCAGGCGTTGCTCGAGCACGCCGTCTATGATGCCAACGGCCAGCCGGTCACCGCGTCGTTCATGGATTACACCATGCCGCGCGCCGACGATCTGCCGTCGTTCAAGCTCAGCCACACCACGACGCTCTGCCCGGGCAATCCCCTGGGCATCAAGGGTTGCGGCGAGGCCGGCGCGATCGGCGCTTCCGCGGCCGTGATCAACGCGATCACGGACGCGATCGGCAAGAACAATCTGGAAATGCCCGCAACCCCCGATCGGGTGTGGCGCACGATCCACGCGGCTTAA
- a CDS encoding carbon monoxide dehydrogenase subunit G produces MQMIDSQRIPASKAKVWAALNDPDILKRCIPGCQSLDMASPTEMTATVVLKVGPVKATFNGKVTLTDIDAPNSYRIIGEGAGGVAGFAKGGAKVRLEEETPDITILHYETEAQIGGKLAQLGSRLIDSTSRKLAANFFENFAAVVAPAS; encoded by the coding sequence ATGCAGATGATCGACAGCCAACGTATTCCGGCATCGAAGGCCAAGGTGTGGGCCGCGCTCAACGACCCTGATATCCTCAAGCGCTGCATTCCCGGCTGCCAGTCGCTCGATATGGCGTCGCCGACCGAGATGACCGCCACGGTCGTGCTGAAGGTCGGTCCGGTCAAGGCGACCTTCAACGGCAAGGTGACGCTGACCGATATCGACGCGCCCAACTCCTATCGCATCATCGGCGAAGGCGCCGGCGGCGTTGCGGGTTTTGCCAAGGGTGGCGCCAAGGTGAGGCTCGAGGAGGAAACGCCCGACATCACCATCCTGCATTACGAGACCGAAGCGCAGATCGGCGGCAAGCTCGCGCAGCTCGGTTCGCGGCTGATCGACTCGACCTCCAGGAAACTCGCGGCGAACTTCTTTGAGAATTTTGCCGCCGTCGTCGCGCCCGCATCCTGA